The Argopecten irradians isolate NY chromosome 4, Ai_NY, whole genome shotgun sequence genome has a window encoding:
- the LOC138320677 gene encoding phospholipase A and acyltransferase 2-like: MSSGSGSLNTHNATLLNELEIGDMVEFPRGWYSHWGVYIGDGKIVHLSGGDNDGINGAFNSGSVFTICGKRFNKAFVKIDDFWEVVLGCNAKKNNGKDRKCRPRQAHEIVQNAMEMVGEIGYNVLWNNCEHFAAFIRYGKKWSEQADTALVTVVVTGAVAAVGLLLSSLFGGTEKNKEERK; this comes from the exons ATGTCTTCTGGTTCTGGATCACTGAACACCCACAATGCTACTCTCCTGAATGAACTTGAGATTGGGGATATGGTAGAGTTTCCAAGAGGGTGGTATTCACATTGGGGTGTTTATATAG GTGATGGGAAGATTGTGCACCTTTCAGGAGGGGATAATGATGGTATCAATGGTGCATTCAACTCCGGCAGTGTTTTCACAATCTGCGGGAAGCGATTCAACAAGGCTTTTgtcaaaattgatgatttttggGAAGTTGTCCTGGGATGTAATGCCAAGAAGAACAATGGAAAGGACAGGAAATGCAG ACCACGTCAAGCACATGAAATAGTTCAAAATGCAATGGAGATGGTTGGAGAGATAGGCTATAATGTCCTTTGGAACAACTGTGAACATTTTGCAGCTTTCATTAGATATGGGAAAAAGTGGTCTGAGCAG GCTGATACCGCCCTGGTAACTGTCGTGGTGACTGGTGCTGTAGCTGCCGTTGGACTCTTGTTGAGTAGCCTTTTTGGTGGCACAGAGAAAAATAAGGAGGAAAGAAAATAG
- the LOC138322397 gene encoding PE-PGRS family protein PE_PGRS17-like: MTTSLLLTLLCAVLLLVFVNGQRRARLTGVLDNDVQSILDLGQLVGLGSATLGNGLGGLGGIDDLGGLGGPGNVLGLGGFGGIGGMGSLGGFGGVHIGGLGGIGGLSGLGGLDGLGGTDMRSLRRERRRRRRLRRRICQQNCVFRYRTCVSTASYMCLRTARQCLFLC, from the coding sequence ATGACTACTTCTTTACTCCTTACGTTGTTGTGTGCTGTTTTGCTATTAGTGTTCGTAAATGGCCAGAGACGGGCAAGGTTGACCGGGGTACTAGACAATGACGTACAGTCCATTCTAGACCTTGGCCAGTTAGTAGGCCTAGGAAGTGCAACTCTGGGAAACGGACTTGGAGGTCTTGGAGGCATTGATGACCTCGGCGGACTAGGTGGTCCAGGAAATGTGTTAGGGCTTGGAGGTTTCGGAGGAATTGGTGGTATGGGGAGTTTAGGAGGATTTGGCGGTGTTCATATCGGAGGATTAGGAGGCATTGGAGGCCTCAGTGGATTAGGCGGTCTAGACGGTCTGGGCGGCACAGACATGAGGAGTCTGAGACGCGAGAGGAGGCGCAGGAGGAGGCTGAGGAGAAGGATCTGTCAACAGAATTGTGTGTTTAGGTACAGAACATGTGTTAGTACCGCGTCATACATGTGTCTGAGAACAGCACGTCAGTGTTTGTTCCTCTGCTAG